In Dromiciops gliroides isolate mDroGli1 chromosome 5, mDroGli1.pri, whole genome shotgun sequence, the following are encoded in one genomic region:
- the LOC122729963 gene encoding olfactory receptor 10A7 has translation MICENQTRVTEFLLLGFTNNPEMQVCLFILFLIIYTVTLVGNFLIITVTSVDPSLQTPMYFFLRNLSLLEVCFTLVMVPKMLVDLISTKKSISFIGCGIQMYFFFFFGSSECFLLSMMAYDRYVAICNPLRYTLIMNQSLCNLMAISSWLSGVPVSMLQTAWMMALPFCGQNAVDHFFCDGPPVLKLVSQDTTMYEMQALASTLLFIMFPFSLILVSYTHIITTILKMPSATGRQKAFSTCSSHLIVVSLFYGTASLTYLRPKSAQSPESKKMVSLSYTVITPMLNPIIYSLRNNDVKGAVRRTFSREVLQKLEVF, from the coding sequence ATGATTTGTGAGAATCAGACCAGAGTCACTGAGTTTTTACTTCTGGGATTCACCAACAACCCTGAAATGCAAGTTTGCCTCTTTATTCTGTTTCTGATCATCTATACAGTCACCTTGGTGGGCAACTTCCTCATTATCACAGTGACTAGTGTGGACCCTTCTCTTCAAACCCCCATGTACTTTTTCCTCCGTAACCTATCACTCTTAGAAGTCTGCTTCACTTTGGTTATGGTGCCCAAGATGCTGGTGGACTTGATATCTACAAAGAAAAGCATCTCTTTCATAGGCTGTGGTATACAgatgtatttcttcttcttctttggcagCTCTGAGTGCTTTCTCCTCTCCATGATGGCATATGACCGCTACGTGGCCATCTGTAACCCTCTCCGGTACACCCTCATCATGAACCAAAGCCTGTGCAACTTAATGGCAATAAGCTCTTGGCTGTCTGGTGTCCCTGTCTCTATGCTACAAACAGCTTGGATGATGGCCCTTCCTTTCTGTGGACAAAATGCTGTGGACCATTTCTTTTGCGATGGGCCACCTGTTTTGAAGCTAGTCTCTCAAGACACAACTATGTATGAGATGCAGGCACTGGCCTCTACCCTCCTCTTCATCATGTTCCCCTTCTCTCTTATCTTGGTTTCTTACACCCACATTATCACAACCATCCTGAAAATGCCCTCTGCCACTGGCCGCCAGAAGGCCTTCTCTACTTGTTCTTCCCATTTAATTGTGGTATCCCTGTTCTACGGGACTGCAAGCCTAACTTATCTGAGACCAAAGTCTGCCCAATCCCCTGAGAGTAAGAAGATGGTGTCACTGTCCTACACAGTCATCACTCCAATGTTAAATCCGATCATCTATAGCCTGAGAAACAATGACGTGAAAGGAGCTGTCAGGAGGACATTCTCTCGAGAGGTGCTGCAGAAACTGGAGGTGTTTTGa